Proteins encoded together in one Colius striatus isolate bColStr4 chromosome 3, bColStr4.1.hap1, whole genome shotgun sequence window:
- the CXXC4 gene encoding CXXC-type zinc finger protein 4 yields the protein MNTNVCVESGPNPEAPGLPKDSHLPEGALNSLVDYNSEMERYRSFATFYKTNGGAFPQAAKIARITTPIFPSAAAAAAARIGMSPWNCDTATAAAATAMLWGSGGGGGGGAAGGARKPSSAAASASAAAAAASSLHAGRGGMHHRSDSQRLGKPGCPPAEQPALPMANGNFLSTLSPEHCRPLAGECMNKLKCGAAEAEIMNLPERVGTFSAIPALGGLSLPPGVIVMTALHSPAAASAAVTDSAFQIANLADCPQSHASASPASALGAAAGAGGGGGGGGGGAGGGGGGSGGSGAGAGAGNPAKKKRKRCGVCVPCKRLINCGVCSSCRNRKTGHQICKFRKCEELKKKPGTSLEVRGDDFFFPSLPPSLLNPLPPPLQCFLSSFKMQHPFSEASFRL from the coding sequence ATGAACACCAACGTGTGCGTGGAGAGCGGCCCCAACCCCGAGGCGCCGGGGCTGCCCAAGGACAGCCACCTGCCCGAGGGGGCCCTCAACAGCCTTGTGGATTACAACTCGGAGATGGAGAGGTACCGCTCCTTCGCCACCTTCTACAAGACCAACGGCGGCGCTTTCCCGCAGGCGGCCAAGATCGCCCGCATCACCACCCCCATCTTccccagcgccgccgccgctgccgccgcccgcATCGGCATGTCCCCCTGGAACTGCGACACCGCcacggccgccgccgccaccgccatGCTCtggggcagcggcggcggcggcggcggcggcgcggcgggcggcgcgaGGAAGCCCtcctccgccgccgcctccgcctccgcggccgccgccgccgcctcctcgcTGCACGCCGGCAGGGGCGGCATGCACCACCGGAGCGACTCGCAGCGGCTGGGCAAGCCCGGCTGCCCGCCGGCCGAGCAGCCCGCCCTGCCCATGGCGAACGGCAACTTCCTCTCCACCCTCTCCCCCGAGCACTGCCGGCCGCTGGCCGGCGAGTGCATGAACAAGCTCAAGTGCGGCGCCGCCGAAGCCGAGATCATGAACCTCCCCGAGCGCGTCGGCACCTTCTCGGCCATCCCGGCGCTGGGCGGCCTCTCCCTGCCCCCCGGGGTCATCGTCATGACGGCCCTACACTCCCCCGCCGCGGCCTCGGCCGCCGTCACAGACAGCGCCTTCCAGATCGCCAACCTGGCGGACTGCCCGCAGAGCCACGCCTCGGCCTCGCCCGCCTCCGCCCTGGGCGCCGCCGCCGGCGCGGGGGGCggtggaggcggcggcggagggggggccggcggcggcggcggcggcagcggcggcagcggggccggggccggggcgggaaACCCCGCCAAGAAGAAGCGGAAACGCTGCGGGGTGTGCGTGCCCTGCAAGCGGCTCATCAACTGTGGAGTCTGCAGCAGTTGCAGGAACCGCAAAACGGGACACCAGATCTGCAAATTTAGGAAATGTGAAGAGCTTAAGAAAAAACCGGGCACTTCGCTAGAGGTCAGAGgagatgatttctttttccccagccTCCCGCCGTCCCTCCTCaaccccctgccccctcccctccagtGCTTCTTGTCTAGCTTCAAGATGCAGCATCCCTTTTCCGAGGCCTCCTTCAGGCTCTga